The genomic stretch AACCCGTATCTGCAGGACGACCTGCTCGACAACCCGCGCCGCCGCAAGCTGCTGATCGACGCCTTGCACCACCGCTTGCGCGAGGTCGAGAAGCGGCGCACGCCGGGCGACGACCACGGCCGCGATGCCCTGGTGGGCGAGTTGCTGTTGGTGGCCCGCAAGGCCGTGACGAGTTTTGCCGAGCAGTTCGAGGCGGTGGCCCAGCTGCGCCGGCGTGCCGTCAAGGTGCTTGGCCGCCACACCGCGCGCGACAACATCAAGTTCGACGGCCTCAGCCGCGTGTCGCATGTGACCGACGCGACCGACTGGCGCGTCGAATACCCGTTCGTGGTGCTGACGCCCGACACCGAGGCCGAGATGGCCGCGCTGGTGAAGGACTGCATCGAGCTGGGCCTGACCATCATCCCGCGCGGCGGCGGCACCGGCTACACCGGCGGTGCCGTGCCGCTGACGTGGCAGTCGGCCGTCATCAACACCGAAAAGCTCGAGGCGATGACCGAGGTGGAGATGGTGTCGCTGCCCGGCCTCGACCGGCCGGTCGCCACCATCTGGACCGAGGCCGGCGTGGTGACGCAGCGCGTGGCCGACGCGGCCGAACGCGGCGGCCACGTGTTCGCGGTCGACCCGACCTCGGCTGAAGCCTCGTGCATCGGCGGCAACATCGCGATGAACGCCGGTGGCAAGAAGGCTGTGCTGTGGGGCACCGCGCTCGACAACCTGGCCTCCTGGCGCATGGTGACGCCCGAGGCGCAGTGGCTGGAGGTGGTGCGCCTGAACCACAACCTCGGCAAGATCCACGATGTCGAGGTGGCCAGCTTCGAGCTGCGTTATTTCGAGGCCGACGGCAAGACGCCGGTGCGCACCGAGCGGCTCGACATCCCGGGCCGCACCTTCCGCAAGGAGGGCCTGGGCAAGGACGTGACCGACAAATTCCTGGCCGGGCTGCCGGGCGTCCAGAAAGAAGGCTGCGACGGGCTGATCACGTCGGCACGCTGGGTGGTGCACCGCATGCCCGCCCATGTGCGCACGGTCTGCCTCGAGTTCTTCGGCAACGCCAAGGACGCGGTGCCCAGCATCGTCGAGATCAAGGACTACATGTTCGCCGAGGCCAAGCGGGGCGGCGCCATCCTGGCCGGCCTTGAGCACCTGGACGACCGCTACCTGAAGGCGGTGGGCTACGCCACCAAGTCCAAGCGCGGCGTGTTGCCCAAGATGGTGCTGATCGGCGACATCGTCGGCGACGACCCGGACGCGGTGGCGAAAGCAACCTCGGAGGTGGTGCGGCTCGCCAACGGCCGCGCCGGTGAAGGTTTCGTGGCCGTGTCGGCCGACGCCCGCAAGAAGTTCTGGCTCGACCGCAAGCGCACCGCCGCCATCTCGAAGCACACCAACGCCTTCAAGATCAACGAAGACGTGGTGATCCCGCTGCCCCGCATGGGCGAGTACACCGAGGGCATCGAGCGCATCAACATCGAGCTGTCGCTGCGCAACAAGCTTGCGCTGGCCGAGCGGCTCGAGGCCTATTTCATGGCCGGGCAGCTGCCGCTGGGCAAGGGCGACGACGCCAACGACATCCCCAGCGCCGAGCTGCTCGAAGACCGCGTGCAACAGGCCCTGACCGTGATCCGCGACACCGCGGCGCTGTGGCAGCGCTGGCTGCACCAGCTCGACATGGTGCAGCCCGACAGCGGCCGCAGCTTCTTCTCGCAGCTGCAGGACCACAGCCTGCGCGCTTCGTGGAAGACGCAGATCCTGAAGCCGCTGCAAGGCATCTTCGCCGGCGCCGCGTTCGCGCCCATCGTCGACGAGTGCAAGCGGCTGCACAAGGAGGTGCTGCGCGGGCGCGTCTGGGTGGCACTGCACATGCACGCTGGTGACGGCAACGTGCACACCAACATCCCGGTCAACAGCGACAACTACGAGATGCTGCAGACGGCCCACGAGGCGGTCGGCCGCATCATGAAGCTGGCCCGCAGCCTCGACGGCGTGATCTCGGGCGAGCACGGCATCGGCATCACCAAGCTCGAGTTCCTGACCGACGCCGAGATCCGCGAGTTCACGGCCTACAAACGCCGCGTCGACCCGGAAGGCCGCTTCAACAAGGGCAAGCTGATGCGCGAGCCCGGCTTGTTCGCCGACCTGACCAATGCCTACACGCCCAGCTTCGGGCTGATGGGGCATGAGTCGCTGATCATGCAGCAGTCGGACATCGGCGCGATCTCCGAGTCGATCAAGGACTGCTTGCGCTGCGGCAAGTGCAAGCCGGTGTGCGCGACCCACGTGCCGCGCGCCAACCTGCTGTACAGCCCGCGCAACAAGATTTTGGCCACCTCGCTGCTGGTCGAGGCCTTCCTGTACGAAGAGCAGACGCGCCGCGGCGTGTCGATCAAGCACTGGGAGGAGTTCGAGGACGTCGCCGACCACTGCACGGTGTGCCACAAGTGCGCCAACCCTTGCCCGGTGAAGATCGACTTCGGCGACGTGTCGATGAACATGCGCAACCTGCTGCGCAAGATGGGCAAGAAGAGCTTCCGGCCGGGCAACAAGATGGCGATGATGATGCTCAACGCCACCAACCCCGAGACCATCAAGCTGTTGCGCACGGCGACGGTCGATGTCGGTTTCAAGGTCCAGCGCCTGGCCAACAACGTGCTGCGCAGCGTGGCCCGGCGCCAGACGGCGAAGCCGCCGGCCACCGTCGGCACGGCGCCGATCCGCGAGCAGGTGATCCACTTCATCAACAAGAAGATGCCGGGCGGCTTGCCGAAAAAGACCGCGCGCGCGCTGCTGGACATCGAAGACAAGGACTACGTCCCCATCATCCGCAACCCGCAGACCACCAGCGCCGAGACCGAAGCGGTGTTCTATTTCCCCGGCTGCGGCTCGGAGCGCTTGTTCTCGCAGGTGGGCCTGGCGACGCAGGCGATGTTGTGGCATGCCGGCGTGCAGACCGTGCTGCCGCCGGGCTACCTCTGCTGCGGCTATCCGCAGCGCGGTGCTGGCCAGTTCGACAAGGCCGAGAAGATCATCACCGACAACCGGGTGCTGTTCCACCGTGTGGCCAACACGCTGAACTACCTCGACATCAAGACCGTGGTGGTGAGCTGCGGCACCTGCTACGACCAGCTGCAGGGCTACGAGTTCGACAAGATCTTCCCGGGCTGCCGCATCATCGACATCCACGAGTTCTTGCTCGAGAAGGGTCTGAAGATCGAGCCCAAGGGCACCTATCTGTACCACGACCCCTGCCACAGCCCGATGAAGCTGCAAGACCCGATGAAGACGGTCAAGGCGCTGGTCGGCGACAACGTGGTGAAGAACGAGCGCTGCTGCGGTGAGTCGGGCACCCTGGGCGTGACCCGCCCGGACATCTCGACGCAAGTGCGCTTCCGCAAGCAGGAAGAGCTGCGCAAGAGCGAGGCGGCGATGCGCGCCAGCGGCGCCGTCGGCGAGCAGGAGAACCTGAAGATCCTGACCTCGTGCCCCAGCTGCCTGCAGGGCCTGAGCCGCTACGGCAACGACCTGAACAACGGGCTGCTCGAAGCCGATTACATCGTCGTCGAGATGGCGCGCCAGATCCTCGGCGAGGACTGGATGCCGCAGTACGTGGCGCGCGCCAACCAGGGCGGTATCGAGCGCGTGCTGGTCTGACGCGCCGCTGCTGCGGTCGACACGCCCCGCTCGCGGGGCGTGTTCATTTTTATTGCGCCTCGTCGACGATCCGCAACGACGCCGGCGGCAGCCCTTGCAGATGGCGCTGCCAGATGCGCGTGAAGGCCTGTTCCCACCAGCGCGCCTGCCGCGCCGGATCGAGTGCCGGGCTCAGATGGGGGCCGCCCGGCAGGTGCTGCTGCAACTGCTCGCGCCAGCGCCGGCGCAGCGACCCGTCGGCGGCCCAGCGTGCCACCGATTCGACGTACTCCCGCGCGGTCGCGGTGCAGGCGTCGTCCAGCCCGACCGCCTGCAAGATCGCGTGGCCGATGCGGCCGGCCGGCCCGGGGCCGAGCACGGTCACGGCCGGCACACCCTGCGCCAGCGCCTCGAGCAGCGTGGTGTGGCCGCCCATCGGCGTGGCGTCGAGAAACAGGTCGGCGACACCCAGCCGGGCCTGGTGTGCGGCCCAGGAGGTGGCCGGCGCGATCCACTCCCGTTCCGGGCCGATGCCGTGGCGGGCCAGGCCGGCGCGCCAGGCGGCATCGGTGGCGGGCTTGCTTTCGAGTCGCCACAGCACGGCCTGCGGGCAGCGCTGCAACACCGCCGCCCACAGCGCCAGACACTCGGGCGACAGCTTGTAGCTCTGGTGCGTGGCGGCCAGCACCAGGGCGTCGGCTGGCAGGCCGAGCGCGGCCCGGTCGGGCCGGGCGGCGGGGGCACCGGGCATACCGCGGCCGAGCACATAGGGTGTGGCGGGAAATTCGATCAGCGCTTCGTCCCAGTGCGCGTGCGCGGCGGGCGGCACCGTGATCGGGTCGATCACCGCATAGTCGACCAGCCCGCGCCCATGCGGGTAGTAAGACGCGAGCCCGTTGACGATCAGCTGCGCGGGGCGGTGCAGCAGCACCTCGGCGACCGGGCTCTGCTGGAAGCTGCCGAGCGACCAGACGATGTCGTAGCCGTCGGCGCGCATGGCCTGGGCGACCTCGGCCGGGTCTTCGCCGGCCCGGTGTTGCCAGGCGTCGCACAGGCCGCGCAGATCGTCGGTGTAAACATCGACGTCGGGGTCGAGGTAGATGCCGGTCAGGTGCAGCCGGGCGCGGTCGAGCCCGGCGACCACGTCCCGGTGCAGAAAATAGGTCGGGTGGCGCCGGAAGCCGCCGCCCAGCAGCGCGATCCGCAAGCGGCCGTCGGTCCGCGGTGAAGGCGCGCTTGCAGCGGCCGGACGTGCAGCGGGCGACGGCGCATGGTCGTCCGCGAAGCGACGCGTCAACGCGGCGATCAGGCCGTCGTCGCTGCCGAAGGAGAAGGCGTCGAACACCAGCGAGCGGTGCAAGGGCACACCGGCACAACGCTGGGCCAGTGCCTCGAGCGCGGCGACAAAGCCGGGGCGGTACTCCCAGCGGCCCTGCCGCATCGCGTAGGCACACAGCAGGCCCTGCACCTGGTGTGCGTCCCAGCCGACGGCGAGCACGTCGGCGAGCGCCCGGTCGGTGTGCGGATGCTGCAGCAGCGCAAGACGGTCGTCGGGGCCGATGTAGCGGATCGTCTCGGTCGACGCACGCAACTCGCCGAGAGCGGCCAGCGTGCACGCATAGCCGAACCACAAGGCCGGGCGGATCTGCTCGGCCGGCACCGCGCGCAGCACGGCGTCGAAGCACGCCCGGGCCGTGCGGAAGTCGGCGCTGTGGAGCGCCAGCCGGGCCTGCTGCAAGGTCTCGGCGGCCTTCATGCGGTGCCGCGTGCCAGCGCGCTGGGGCGAGCGCCAGAGTGCTGCTGCAACGCTCGATAATGACGCTTCACGCGGGCGGCACATCGACAGCAAGTGCGGCCCGAAACGTCCATGATGCTGTGGCTGTTCGATGGGATCACGATGGCTCGACACACGGAAGAAGAGAACGCCCGGGACCGGGCGGCGGCACTGCATCCCGCCTGCGAATTGTGCCGCTCGCCCGGCGGGATGCTGGTGTTGCAACGGCCGCACTGGCGCCTGGTGCGCGTCGAAGACCAGGACTTCCCGGCCTACTACCGCGTCATCTGGAACGCGCATTGCGCCGAACTGACCGACCTCACGCCCGAGCAACGTCACGAATGCCTGGACGCGGTGGCCGAGGTCGAGGCGGTGTTGCGGCGCCACCTGCGCCCCACCAAGATCAACCTGGCGGCGTTCGGCAACATGGTGCCGCATCTGCACTGGCACATCATCGCCCGCCATGTGTGGGACAGCCACTTTCCGCAGCCGGTATGGGGCCCGCGGCAGCGTGAGGTGCCGGAGGGGGCGCGGGCCCGGCTCGCCGCCACGCCGGCCACGCTCGACCAAGCGATGCGCGAGGCTTTCGGCCCCACATCCGAAGCGAAATGACAGCGGGGGCGGCAGCACCGCCGGGCATCCCTAGTCCGAGGGTTGGCCGTTGCAGCCTTCGGTGATGTAATCCCTGGGCTTTTCGACCCTCCCTCGAGGGCAGGGGCCTGAACAGGCCGCGCGCCGCAAGGGCGCCGTGAGGAAGCGCCGCTGGTTCCCGCCTTCGCCGGGACGCGGAGGAGAGCATCATGACCGCACCTATGTCCTTCACCAACGTGCCCTATCCTGTGTCCTGCGCGGACAGCGGCGTGTCGACGCTGCCGCGCCGGCGAACGGCAGCATCGAAAACCCCGGCCCGCGCGACGCGGCGCTTCGCGGTCCAGCCGCTGGCCGCCGCGCTGGCGTTGGGCTTCGCGTCGTCGGGCCTGCTGGCTTTGCCGCAGGGGGCTCAGGTGGTGCAGGGCAACGTGCAGATCCACCAGCAAGGCTCGCACTTGCAGGTGCGCAACACGGCGGGCGCCATCATCCAGTGGCAAAGCTTCGGCATCGGCAGCGGCCAGAGCGTGTACTTCCAGCAGCAGGGCGCGCACAGCAGCGTGCTCAACCGCGTGACGGGCGGCAGGCCGAGCGAGATCCTCGGCACGCTCGGCTCGAATGGGCGGGTGTTCCTGATCAACAGCGCCGGCATCGTGTTCGGTCGCGGCGCCGTGCTCGACACGGCCGGCTTCACCGCGTCGACGCTCAATGTCAGCGACACCGACTGGCGGGCCGGCAAGGTGCGGCTGCAGGCCGACGGTGTGCCGGGGGGCATTGCGATCACTGGGGCCGTGCAGGCGCATGGCGACGTCTACCTGATCGCGCCGCAGATCACCAACCAAGGTGTGTTGAAGGTCGAGCAGGGCCACGCCATCCTGGCGGCCGGCCAATCGGTCACCATCACCGGCCGCGGCCTCGAAGGCGTGCAGCTCGAAGTGGCCAACCGCGGCGACACGGTGCTCAACCTCGGCTCGGTCGAAGCGGGCGCGGTGGGCCTGTTTGCCGGTACGTTGAAGCAGCGCGGCATGGTGCACGCTGACGGGCTCGAAACGGTGGACGGCAAGGTGTGGCTGAAGGGTCGGCACCAGACCGAGGTCGCGGGTGCGGTCAGCGCACGAAACGGCGAACGCGGTGGTCAGATCGTCGTGACCGGCGAACAGACGCACGTGCTCGACGGCGCGACGCTGGACGCCTCCGGCCGCCAGGGCGGGGGCGCGGTGCTGGTGGGCGGCGGCTGGCAGGGCCGCGATGCCACGATTGAGAATGCCGGCAGCACCAGCGTGGCGCCGGGTGCGACCCTGAAGGCCGACGCGGTCGAGGTGGGCGATGGCGGCACCGTGGTGGTGTGGTCCGACGGCCGCACCGTTTCGCGCGGCAAGCTCAGCGCCCGCGGCGGTGCACGCGGCGGCAACGGCGGCCGGGTCGAAACCTCGGGCAAGACCTTGCTGCGCAGCGGCGTGCCCGACGTCTCGGCACCGATGGGTCAGGGCGGCCGCTGGCTGCTCGACCCGGAGTCGATCGTGATCCGCGCCGGCTCGGGCTCGACCAACTTCGACGGCAACCTGCCCGAAGAAGAACTCCCGGGCCAGGCCACCGAGGTCTTCGAAAGCGAATTGGAGGCCTTCTTTTCGTTCGGCTCCACCGTCACGATCGAAGCCACCCGGGCCATCACCGCCGAAGGCTGGGGCGCCGAGAGCGAGCTGCTGATGGCCCCCGGCGTCTCGCTGTGGCTCGAAACCAAGCAGGCGGGCTGTGCGACGGGCGCCGCCTGCGGCATCAATTTGCGCGACGGCGGCCCGACCCGCATCGCCACCCGCAACTTCATCTCGGGCAGCACCTTCGTCGGCGACATCACGCTGCTGGCCGGGACCGACAGCGCCCAGAACGCGGGGCCGGTCAAGGCGAGCGTCGCGCTGAACGACGTCAGCACCGATGGCGGGCGCCTGAGGGTGCAGGCGGTGGGCGACCTCACCGCGCGCGTTGTCAACACGGCGCCGACCTTCGCGTCCGAATTCACCGGCGGCGGTTCTCAACCGGCCAACACGGTCAGCTTGCGCTCGTCTGCCGGCAGCATCGAAATCGACAGCCTGCGCACCCGGGACGTCGAAGGCGGGCGGCGCGCGGCGGTCGAAGTGGTCACGCAAGCGCCCGATGGCGACGTGACGCTGCACGACGTCGAGGCGGACCTGTGGGGCAGCGTCGGGCGCGACCTGCACGCCCGCACGTCGAACGAGCTGGGCCTGGGCGCGGTGACGGAAGGCGCGAGCGCGAGCACGGTGGTGCGTGGCCTGAGCGTCGGCCGTTTGCTCGACGCTGGTTCCGACTCGAGCGGCGGCGTGCAGCTGCGCGCCGCGGTGACGGCGGGCACCGAGGCTCGCTTCACCGGGCTGGGCTCGTTCCGCATCGACACCGGCGAGACCGGCGGGGACGGCACCCTCGCAGCCCCCAAGGTGAGCTTTCAAGGCAACGGATTCCAGACCGTCGCGTTACAGGCAGGCGAGCTGGGCGGCGGCTTCGACGACGGGCTGACGATCGACCAGGGTGAGCTGGACCGCATCACCGCGGGCCGGCTGCTGGTGAGCACCATCGCCGGCGTCGGCGAAGGCACGCCGCCGAGCATCGAGATCCGCGGCGGCGAGGGCGGCGGCAACGTCAACCTGAGCCGTTTCGAACGGGTCGATTTCTTCACCGATGGCGAGGTGATCCAGTCGGGCTCCTCGCTGCAGACCGCCCACCTCGACATCACCGCGGCCCGGGTCGACCTGAGCGACACCGGCAACCAGCTCGGAAGCCTGGCGTTCCGCGTGCAAGGCAACGGGTTCTTCGACGGCACGGTGTCGGTCTTCAGCGACGGCCTGCGGGTCCTCGACGGCAGCGCCGAGCGCTCGATCCTCCCGGTGTCCGCATTGGCGGTCGTGGTGCCCAACCCGACGCTGCAGCTCGACGCGGGCGAGGGCAGCTTGGTGCTGGACGGCACGCTGACCTCCGACTCCCTGCGGCTCAGCGGCGCCAGCATCGTCAACGGCCCCAGCGGCAAGGGCCGCATCGAGGCCACCGCCGGCGGCGACGGTGCGGTTCAATTGTTTGCGTCCGGCGGGCTGATCGGCGGCTCGGACGCGGGCGACGCGATCCGTGTCCAGCTGGCGGCCGACGACGACAACCAGTTGTATGCCCAGACGTTGTCCGGCGGCCAGGTCGCACTGCACCTGGAGGGCGACGCGCCGGCCCGCACCGGACAGGTCGAAGTGCTGACGGGCAGCGGCTCGACCTTCTCGCGGGGCGTGTTGCTTGCCGATGCGAGCTTGCTGGTCGACAAATCGATGGGCAATTTCGACGACCTCGAGCTGCGCTCCCAAGGGGGCGACGTACAGCTCGGCACCGGCGTGCTGTCGGCGGGCAGCCGCCTGACGGTGCGCGCGGACCAGGGGTCGGTGCTCGGCGACGCCTCGGCCAAGGTCGCGCAGCTGCGCAGTGACACCGTGGTGCTGGCGGCCGCGAACCAGATCCGGGCGGCCACCGAGGCCGGCCGTCTGGACGCCCGGGTGGGCGTGGGCAGCGGGACCGCGGCGATCGAATTGAACAACCTCGGGACCGCCACGCTGCAAGTGCTGCAGGCGACCAACGACCGCGGCGACGTGACGCTGCGCACCCTCGGCGATCTGGACGTGCGCCCGGCCCGCGATGAGGTGGGCCCGCAGGTGCAGGGCGTCAATGTCAACCTGGAGGCCGGCGGCGCCTTGCGCATCATCGGCGCGCCGGCCCTCAGTGCCAAAGCGGCGCAGCGCGCCGGCCCCAACGCGGCGCCCCTGGCCTCGGGCGACGCCGGCGTGCTGGCGAACGAGAGCTTGCAGCTGAAGGCCGGCACCGAGGTGCTGATCCAGGGTGTCGACGGCGCCGCGTCGGCCGAAGGCGGCACGGTCACGATCGACGCCGCCTCCCTGACGGTTGGGGGCGGTAGCGCTGCCGGGGCCTACGGCGCGATCCGCTACGGCGACACACTGACCGTCAACATGCCCGCCAGCGGCGGCAGCGTGCGCTTCGTGCGCGGCAGCGGCGAGAACGCCGATGCGGTGGCCTATGCGACGGGCGCGAAGAACGTGCCGGTGCTGAACAACGTTGTCTGCGACGACAGCTGCACGGGCGATTACGGCACCGACGACCCCTTCGGCATCGCGAGCACCAATGCCGGCTTCATCCAAATAGCGCCGCCACCCCCACCGCCGCCTGGCGCCCCGGAAACCGGGGTGGACATCCCGGTGATCCAGGTGCTGGTGGAACTGCAGCGCACGCTCGAGACCGAGCGTTTCGGCAAGGTGGCAGTGGAGGCCGAAAATGTCTGTCGTTGACCAGAGCGCCCGATCCGGGCTGCGGCGTTGGGCGGCCTGGGGCCGGCTCGCCGTGACAGTGATGTGGGGCGCCGCGCTGGCGCTGCCTGCGCTCGCACAGCAGCGCGTCGGTGAGGTCGATTTCGCACGTGGCGTCGGGTTTGCCCAGTTGCAGGGCCAGGCGCCGCGCACGCTCGGCAAGGGCCTGCCGCTGAACGAGGGCGACCGGCTCAGCA from Caldimonas brevitalea encodes the following:
- a CDS encoding DUF3683 domain-containing protein, coding for MNAPLPLKDIAAAQLDAGHAAPRLREIPYNYTSFSDREIVIRILGPRAWELLSRLREERQTGRSARMLYEVLGDIWVVQRNPYLQDDLLDNPRRRKLLIDALHHRLREVEKRRTPGDDHGRDALVGELLLVARKAVTSFAEQFEAVAQLRRRAVKVLGRHTARDNIKFDGLSRVSHVTDATDWRVEYPFVVLTPDTEAEMAALVKDCIELGLTIIPRGGGTGYTGGAVPLTWQSAVINTEKLEAMTEVEMVSLPGLDRPVATIWTEAGVVTQRVADAAERGGHVFAVDPTSAEASCIGGNIAMNAGGKKAVLWGTALDNLASWRMVTPEAQWLEVVRLNHNLGKIHDVEVASFELRYFEADGKTPVRTERLDIPGRTFRKEGLGKDVTDKFLAGLPGVQKEGCDGLITSARWVVHRMPAHVRTVCLEFFGNAKDAVPSIVEIKDYMFAEAKRGGAILAGLEHLDDRYLKAVGYATKSKRGVLPKMVLIGDIVGDDPDAVAKATSEVVRLANGRAGEGFVAVSADARKKFWLDRKRTAAISKHTNAFKINEDVVIPLPRMGEYTEGIERINIELSLRNKLALAERLEAYFMAGQLPLGKGDDANDIPSAELLEDRVQQALTVIRDTAALWQRWLHQLDMVQPDSGRSFFSQLQDHSLRASWKTQILKPLQGIFAGAAFAPIVDECKRLHKEVLRGRVWVALHMHAGDGNVHTNIPVNSDNYEMLQTAHEAVGRIMKLARSLDGVISGEHGIGITKLEFLTDAEIREFTAYKRRVDPEGRFNKGKLMREPGLFADLTNAYTPSFGLMGHESLIMQQSDIGAISESIKDCLRCGKCKPVCATHVPRANLLYSPRNKILATSLLVEAFLYEEQTRRGVSIKHWEEFEDVADHCTVCHKCANPCPVKIDFGDVSMNMRNLLRKMGKKSFRPGNKMAMMMLNATNPETIKLLRTATVDVGFKVQRLANNVLRSVARRQTAKPPATVGTAPIREQVIHFINKKMPGGLPKKTARALLDIEDKDYVPIIRNPQTTSAETEAVFYFPGCGSERLFSQVGLATQAMLWHAGVQTVLPPGYLCCGYPQRGAGQFDKAEKIITDNRVLFHRVANTLNYLDIKTVVVSCGTCYDQLQGYEFDKIFPGCRIIDIHEFLLEKGLKIEPKGTYLYHDPCHSPMKLQDPMKTVKALVGDNVVKNERCCGESGTLGVTRPDISTQVRFRKQEELRKSEAAMRASGAVGEQENLKILTSCPSCLQGLSRYGNDLNNGLLEADYIVVEMARQILGEDWMPQYVARANQGGIERVLV
- a CDS encoding HIT family protein; this encodes MARHTEEENARDRAAALHPACELCRSPGGMLVLQRPHWRLVRVEDQDFPAYYRVIWNAHCAELTDLTPEQRHECLDAVAEVEAVLRRHLRPTKINLAAFGNMVPHLHWHIIARHVWDSHFPQPVWGPRQREVPEGARARLAATPATLDQAMREAFGPTSEAK
- a CDS encoding filamentous hemagglutinin N-terminal domain-containing protein, whose protein sequence is MTAPMSFTNVPYPVSCADSGVSTLPRRRTAASKTPARATRRFAVQPLAAALALGFASSGLLALPQGAQVVQGNVQIHQQGSHLQVRNTAGAIIQWQSFGIGSGQSVYFQQQGAHSSVLNRVTGGRPSEILGTLGSNGRVFLINSAGIVFGRGAVLDTAGFTASTLNVSDTDWRAGKVRLQADGVPGGIAITGAVQAHGDVYLIAPQITNQGVLKVEQGHAILAAGQSVTITGRGLEGVQLEVANRGDTVLNLGSVEAGAVGLFAGTLKQRGMVHADGLETVDGKVWLKGRHQTEVAGAVSARNGERGGQIVVTGEQTHVLDGATLDASGRQGGGAVLVGGGWQGRDATIENAGSTSVAPGATLKADAVEVGDGGTVVVWSDGRTVSRGKLSARGGARGGNGGRVETSGKTLLRSGVPDVSAPMGQGGRWLLDPESIVIRAGSGSTNFDGNLPEEELPGQATEVFESELEAFFSFGSTVTIEATRAITAEGWGAESELLMAPGVSLWLETKQAGCATGAACGINLRDGGPTRIATRNFISGSTFVGDITLLAGTDSAQNAGPVKASVALNDVSTDGGRLRVQAVGDLTARVVNTAPTFASEFTGGGSQPANTVSLRSSAGSIEIDSLRTRDVEGGRRAAVEVVTQAPDGDVTLHDVEADLWGSVGRDLHARTSNELGLGAVTEGASASTVVRGLSVGRLLDAGSDSSGGVQLRAAVTAGTEARFTGLGSFRIDTGETGGDGTLAAPKVSFQGNGFQTVALQAGELGGGFDDGLTIDQGELDRITAGRLLVSTIAGVGEGTPPSIEIRGGEGGGNVNLSRFERVDFFTDGEVIQSGSSLQTAHLDITAARVDLSDTGNQLGSLAFRVQGNGFFDGTVSVFSDGLRVLDGSAERSILPVSALAVVVPNPTLQLDAGEGSLVLDGTLTSDSLRLSGASIVNGPSGKGRIEATAGGDGAVQLFASGGLIGGSDAGDAIRVQLAADDDNQLYAQTLSGGQVALHLEGDAPARTGQVEVLTGSGSTFSRGVLLADASLLVDKSMGNFDDLELRSQGGDVQLGTGVLSAGSRLTVRADQGSVLGDASAKVAQLRSDTVVLAAANQIRAATEAGRLDARVGVGSGTAAIELNNLGTATLQVLQATNDRGDVTLRTLGDLDVRPARDEVGPQVQGVNVNLEAGGALRIIGAPALSAKAAQRAGPNAAPLASGDAGVLANESLQLKAGTEVLIQGVDGAASAEGGTVTIDAASLTVGGGSAAGAYGAIRYGDTLTVNMPASGGSVRFVRGSGENADAVAYATGAKNVPVLNNVVCDDSCTGDYGTDDPFGIASTNAGFIQIAPPPPPPPGAPETGVDIPVIQVLVELQRTLETERFGKVAVEAENVCR